A genomic segment from Nocardiopsis sp. Huas11 encodes:
- a CDS encoding alpha-galactosidase: MSERTVELRAAGTALVLAVPDTGLPHVLHWGADLPDAGGLAHASVPPAANNGVDEPMPVSLVPTQGEGWRGHPGISGHHEGRATFPRWRVEEVVVDPLGGDRDGSEGEARGGQGGALTVTARTDGLDLRCHVRMEACGLIRVRHTVTNTDPAVWTLDSLLATMPLPREAGEVLDLTGRWCRERAPQRQELTMGTRLRASRRGRTGHDAPLVLTAGSPGFGFRHGEVWGVHTGWSGDHVHLAERLPEGAGRADGVLAGGELPHPGEVRLAQGQSYTSPWVYFSWSDQGLDGMSARVHRWLRSRPSHPSSPRPVVLNTWEAVYFDHDLDTLIRLADTAADLGVERFVLDDGWFRGRRDDTAGLGDWTVDTEVWPDGLHPLFDHVRSLGLQVGLWVEPEMVNPDSDLARAHPDWFLSTEGRPPPASRHQQLLDLARPEAFEYVFEHLDALLTEYRPDHVKWDHNRDLLEPVHAPTGGAGTHRHTLAVYELLDRLRARHPAVEIESCSSGGGRVDLGVLERTDRVWASDTNDPLERLAIQRWTGLLLPPELVGSHVGGPRSHTTSRVADLSLRCLTSLMSHAGIEWDITGCAPEELEVLRGWIGLYRELRPLLHSGDLVHADAPDHAEQLDGVVAPDGSEAVFRYARLATSARAVPGRVRLPGLREDRTYRLRPRGEAGPPRTTQQAPPPWYERGGIEVSGAVLARSGIQLPNLDPAQALLLHLHAM; encoded by the coding sequence ATGAGTGAGCGCACCGTCGAACTGCGGGCCGCGGGGACCGCGCTGGTCCTGGCCGTGCCCGACACCGGGCTGCCGCACGTGCTGCACTGGGGCGCCGACCTGCCCGACGCCGGCGGCCTGGCCCACGCCTCCGTGCCGCCCGCCGCCAACAACGGCGTCGACGAGCCCATGCCGGTCTCGCTCGTGCCCACCCAGGGCGAGGGCTGGCGCGGCCACCCGGGGATCTCCGGCCACCACGAGGGGCGGGCCACCTTCCCGCGCTGGCGGGTCGAGGAGGTGGTCGTGGACCCCCTCGGGGGCGACCGGGACGGGAGCGAGGGCGAGGCGCGCGGCGGCCAGGGCGGAGCGCTCACCGTCACCGCGCGCACCGACGGGCTGGACCTGCGCTGCCACGTGCGCATGGAGGCCTGCGGGCTGATCCGCGTGCGCCACACGGTGACCAACACCGACCCCGCCGTGTGGACCCTGGACTCCCTCCTGGCGACGATGCCCCTGCCCCGCGAGGCCGGCGAGGTCCTGGACCTGACCGGGCGCTGGTGCCGCGAACGGGCGCCCCAGCGCCAGGAGCTCACCATGGGCACCCGCCTGCGGGCCTCGCGCCGCGGCCGGACCGGGCACGACGCCCCGCTGGTGCTCACCGCCGGCAGCCCCGGGTTCGGATTCCGCCACGGCGAGGTGTGGGGCGTGCACACCGGCTGGAGCGGCGACCACGTCCACCTGGCCGAACGCCTGCCCGAGGGCGCCGGGCGGGCCGACGGCGTCCTGGCCGGGGGAGAGCTCCCCCACCCCGGCGAGGTGCGCCTGGCGCAGGGGCAGAGCTACACCAGCCCGTGGGTGTACTTCTCCTGGTCCGACCAGGGCCTGGACGGGATGTCCGCGCGCGTGCACCGCTGGCTGCGCTCACGGCCCTCCCACCCCTCCTCGCCGCGGCCGGTGGTCCTCAACACCTGGGAGGCCGTCTACTTCGACCACGACCTGGACACGCTCATCCGGCTCGCCGACACCGCGGCGGACCTCGGCGTGGAACGCTTCGTCCTGGACGACGGCTGGTTCCGCGGACGGCGCGACGACACCGCCGGACTCGGCGACTGGACCGTGGACACCGAGGTGTGGCCCGACGGCCTGCACCCCCTGTTCGACCACGTGCGCTCCCTGGGGCTCCAGGTCGGACTGTGGGTGGAACCGGAGATGGTCAACCCCGACTCCGACCTGGCCCGCGCCCACCCGGACTGGTTCCTGTCCACCGAGGGCCGCCCGCCCCCCGCCAGCCGCCATCAGCAGCTGCTCGACCTGGCGCGGCCCGAGGCGTTCGAGTACGTGTTCGAGCACCTGGACGCGCTGCTCACCGAGTACCGCCCCGACCACGTCAAGTGGGACCACAACCGCGACCTGCTCGAACCCGTGCACGCCCCGACCGGCGGCGCCGGCACCCACCGGCACACCCTGGCCGTGTACGAGCTGCTGGACCGGTTGCGCGCCCGCCACCCCGCGGTGGAGATCGAGTCGTGCTCCTCCGGCGGCGGCCGGGTCGACCTGGGCGTGCTCGAACGCACCGACCGGGTGTGGGCCTCCGACACCAACGACCCCCTGGAGCGCCTGGCGATCCAGCGCTGGACCGGGCTCCTGCTCCCGCCCGAACTCGTGGGGAGCCACGTCGGCGGGCCGCGGTCGCACACCACGAGCCGCGTCGCAGACCTGTCCCTGCGCTGCCTGACCAGCCTGATGTCGCACGCGGGCATCGAGTGGGACATCACCGGGTGCGCGCCGGAGGAGCTGGAGGTGCTGCGGGGGTGGATCGGCCTGTACCGGGAACTGCGCCCGCTCCTGCACTCGGGCGACCTCGTGCACGCGGACGCCCCCGACCACGCCGAACAGCTCGACGGGGTGGTGGCCCCCGACGGAAGCGAGGCGGTCTTCCGGTACGCCCGCCTGGCGACCTCGGCCCGCGCTGTCCCGGGCCGGGTGCGCCTGCCCGGCCTGCGCGAGGACCGGACCTACCGGCTGCGCCCGCGGGGGGAGGCGGGCCCGCCCCGCACCACGCAGCAGGCGCCGCCGCCGTGGTACGAGCGGGGCGGCATCGAGGTGTCGGGCGCGGTGCTCGCGCGCTCGGGGATCCAGCTGCCCAACCTCGACCCGGCCCAGGCGCTCCTGCTGCACCTGCACGCGATGTGA
- a CDS encoding oxygenase MpaB family protein: MHHTPESMSALRLVGDELADTTVETLFERGEVGRFNTLMRFFSTAGQELPEGLPEVAHEYLRATAAPPAWVDWDEMERARLFFIDNNVHISTALAFSAMPACYVIPHVARLLSATHGLEYPSRRMAETGQFTVYLMRPDAFEAGSRFVPAVQKVRLLHASIRYHMRREGLWDEEALGTPICQEDMIGGLMIFSIQVLDALHRLGVHMSAEGAAAYFYAWRVVGEMLGITPGQAPATLEEARLFSDLYMTRYMGPSEEGARLTRQLIDLYEDVVPGTLLDPVVAALIRYLVGDTCADWLQVPRSVWDTAVRTSPALLGVLEGIEDRSPLGAWALDRLGHLTTHLELSSLTRGRVMHYAVPERLREEYGLTSTASRADRWVPPPPAFPC, translated from the coding sequence ATGCACCACACACCGGAGTCCATGAGCGCACTACGGCTCGTGGGGGACGAACTCGCCGACACCACGGTGGAGACACTGTTCGAGCGCGGGGAGGTCGGCAGGTTCAACACCCTCATGCGCTTCTTCTCCACGGCCGGGCAGGAACTGCCGGAGGGGCTGCCGGAGGTGGCCCACGAATACCTGCGGGCGACCGCCGCACCACCCGCCTGGGTCGACTGGGACGAGATGGAGCGGGCCCGGCTGTTCTTCATCGACAACAACGTGCACATCTCCACCGCCCTGGCCTTCTCCGCCATGCCCGCCTGCTACGTCATCCCGCACGTGGCCCGACTGCTCAGCGCCACCCACGGCCTGGAGTACCCCTCGCGGCGCATGGCCGAGACCGGGCAGTTCACCGTCTACCTGATGCGGCCCGACGCCTTCGAGGCGGGGAGCCGGTTCGTCCCCGCGGTCCAGAAAGTGCGTCTGCTGCACGCCTCCATCCGCTACCACATGCGCCGCGAGGGGCTCTGGGACGAGGAGGCGCTCGGCACCCCGATCTGCCAGGAGGACATGATCGGCGGCCTGATGATCTTCTCGATCCAGGTCCTGGACGCCCTGCACCGCCTGGGCGTGCACATGTCGGCCGAGGGCGCGGCGGCCTACTTCTACGCCTGGCGCGTCGTCGGCGAGATGCTCGGGATCACCCCCGGGCAGGCCCCGGCCACTCTGGAGGAGGCCCGCCTGTTCTCCGACCTGTACATGACCCGGTACATGGGACCCTCCGAGGAGGGCGCGCGGCTGACCCGCCAGCTCATCGACCTCTACGAGGACGTCGTTCCCGGAACCCTCCTGGACCCCGTGGTCGCCGCCCTCATCCGGTACCTCGTCGGCGACACCTGCGCCGACTGGCTCCAGGTCCCGCGCAGTGTCTGGGACACGGCCGTCAGGACCTCCCCCGCGCTCCTCGGAGTCCTGGAGGGCATCGAGGACCGCTCCCCGCTGGGAGCCTGGGCACTGGACCGGCTCGGCCACCTCACCACCCACCTGGAGCTCAGCTCTCTCACCCGCGGCAGGGTCATGCACTACGCCGTTCCGGAACGGCTGAGGGAGGAGTACGGCCTCACCTCCACCGCCTCCCGTGCCGACCGGTGGGTCCCGCCTCCCCCGGCCTTCCCCTGCTGA
- a CDS encoding polyprenyl synthetase family protein has protein sequence MAEPPEQALFRARVDAELADFARQETEHLLAVDADLLPVAEQLTAAVSGGKRLRAAFCYWGWRAAGQPDSDALVRAAAAMELVHAAAVVHDDLIDESPTRHGAPSAHAALRTALTGGTRPQARSRALALLTGDLLMVWAGQMFLLCGLPSAYLARARRPWSVMARELVAGECLEVLRTGSRPDTARSLQVVRYKTAKYTVEHPLHIGGALAGAPRALMEAFTAYGIPLGEAFQLRDDLLGLFGDPVRTGKSNLDDVRGNRPTVLFAETWSCASAAERRELRALLGRRDVDEGGLSRVRTISRRTGARDRVEEMITRRTRAATEALARASLPGEAATALSHMAALAADRQY, from the coding sequence ATGGCTGAGCCGCCGGAGCAGGCCCTGTTCCGGGCGCGGGTGGACGCGGAGCTGGCGGACTTCGCGCGGCAGGAGACCGAGCACCTCCTCGCCGTCGACGCCGACCTGCTGCCCGTCGCCGAACAGCTGACCGCGGCGGTGTCCGGTGGCAAGCGCCTGCGCGCCGCGTTCTGCTACTGGGGGTGGCGCGCGGCCGGGCAACCGGACAGCGACGCCCTGGTCAGAGCCGCCGCGGCGATGGAGCTGGTGCACGCGGCGGCGGTCGTCCACGACGACCTCATCGACGAGAGCCCGACGCGCCACGGTGCTCCCAGCGCCCACGCCGCCCTGCGCACGGCGCTCACCGGCGGGACGCGGCCCCAGGCCCGCAGCCGCGCCCTGGCCCTCCTCACCGGTGACCTGCTGATGGTCTGGGCCGGACAGATGTTCCTCCTGTGCGGCCTGCCCTCGGCCTACCTGGCCCGCGCCCGCCGGCCGTGGTCGGTCATGGCCCGCGAGCTGGTCGCCGGGGAGTGCCTGGAGGTCCTGCGCACCGGCTCCCGTCCCGACACGGCCAGGTCGCTCCAGGTCGTCCGCTACAAGACGGCCAAGTACACGGTCGAGCACCCCCTGCACATCGGCGGCGCGCTGGCCGGGGCTCCCAGGGCGCTGATGGAGGCCTTCACCGCCTACGGGATTCCCCTGGGTGAGGCCTTCCAGCTCCGCGACGACCTGCTGGGGCTCTTCGGCGACCCGGTGCGCACGGGCAAGTCGAACCTGGACGACGTCCGGGGCAACCGGCCGACCGTCCTGTTCGCCGAGACCTGGTCGTGCGCGAGCGCGGCCGAGCGGCGAGAGCTGCGCGCGCTGCTCGGACGGCGCGATGTGGACGAGGGGGGCCTGTCCCGGGTCCGCACGATCTCGCGGCGCACCGGGGCCCGCGACCGCGTCGAGGAGATGATCACCCGGCGCACCCGGGCGGCGACCGAGGCCCTCGCCCGCGCGAGCCTGCCCGGTGAGGCCGCCACCGCCCTGTCCCACATGGCGGCCCTGGCCGCGGACCGACAGTACTGA
- a CDS encoding TSUP family transporter: MTLDPEILGLLLLAGVAAGWVDAVVGGGGLLLLPALLVAAPNTPLATLLGTNKLGAVFGTTSAAIAYARRVPLDRRVVLPTSALALLGSGLGAVLATALTADVLKPVIMVVLAGVALLVYFRPAMGSVADPRLRTRNRLLAAIALAGLGVSFYDGLIGPGTGVFLIIALTAILGMDFVTASASAKIVNVCTNLGALVVFAFGGHIDWLLGLGLAVSTIIGAQIGARMALKRGSGFVRAVLLVVVLALLARMSWDLFAG; encoded by the coding sequence GTGACCCTCGACCCCGAGATCCTGGGCCTGCTCCTGCTCGCCGGCGTGGCCGCGGGCTGGGTCGACGCCGTCGTCGGCGGGGGAGGGCTCCTGCTGCTGCCCGCCCTCCTGGTCGCGGCTCCCAACACGCCCCTGGCCACCCTGCTGGGCACCAACAAGCTCGGTGCGGTCTTCGGCACCACCTCCGCCGCCATCGCCTACGCCCGCCGGGTGCCGCTGGACCGCCGTGTGGTCCTGCCCACCTCCGCGCTCGCCCTGCTGGGCTCAGGGCTGGGCGCCGTGCTGGCCACGGCCCTGACCGCCGACGTCCTCAAGCCCGTCATCATGGTCGTGCTGGCCGGCGTCGCCCTGCTGGTCTACTTCCGTCCCGCCATGGGCTCGGTCGCCGACCCCCGGCTGCGCACCCGCAACCGGCTGCTGGCCGCCATCGCCCTGGCCGGGCTCGGCGTCAGCTTCTACGACGGGCTGATCGGCCCCGGCACCGGCGTCTTCCTCATCATCGCGCTGACCGCCATCCTGGGCATGGACTTCGTCACCGCCTCCGCCTCGGCCAAGATCGTCAACGTGTGCACCAACCTGGGCGCCCTGGTCGTGTTCGCGTTCGGGGGCCACATCGACTGGCTGCTGGGCCTGGGGTTGGCCGTCAGCACGATCATCGGCGCCCAGATCGGCGCGCGCATGGCGCTCAAGCGCGGCTCCGGGTTCGTGCGCGCCGTCCTGCTCGTGGTCGTGCTGGCCCTGCTCGCGCGCATGTCCTGGGACCTCTTCGCCGGATAA
- a CDS encoding potassium channel family protein: MAAPRDNAEHEENADDGRSEEHFPHGARVASWERRVEIPMLLLAGAFLVAYAWPVIDQDLGGDLRSSLRVLTWTVWVAFAVDFWIRLSLAEHRVRYAAKHWYDVVLIVLPMFRALRLLRLLALMRMLNRSMAGTLSGRASVYVAGTAALTSVLGAIAVLDVEQHAPGANITEFGDALWWSVVTVTTVGYGDFYPITFQGRLVAVALMIMGISLVGVLTAAVASAFVSNIQQQASKDAEAAKSTQES, from the coding sequence ATGGCGGCACCGCGAGACAACGCCGAGCACGAAGAGAACGCGGACGACGGGCGGTCCGAAGAACACTTCCCGCACGGCGCACGTGTCGCCAGCTGGGAGCGGCGCGTGGAGATCCCGATGCTGCTCCTGGCCGGAGCGTTCCTGGTCGCCTACGCCTGGCCCGTCATCGACCAGGACCTGGGCGGTGACCTGCGCTCCTCCCTGCGGGTCCTGACCTGGACGGTGTGGGTGGCGTTCGCCGTCGACTTCTGGATCCGGCTCTCCCTGGCCGAACACCGGGTGCGGTACGCGGCCAAGCACTGGTACGACGTGGTGCTGATCGTGCTCCCGATGTTCCGCGCGCTGCGACTGCTGCGGCTGCTCGCGCTGATGCGCATGCTGAACCGGTCCATGGCGGGCACGCTGAGCGGCAGGGCGTCCGTCTACGTGGCCGGTACGGCCGCGCTGACCTCCGTCCTGGGCGCGATCGCCGTGCTGGACGTCGAGCAGCACGCTCCCGGCGCGAACATCACCGAGTTCGGCGACGCCCTGTGGTGGTCGGTGGTCACGGTGACCACCGTCGGATACGGCGACTTCTATCCGATCACGTTCCAGGGCCGCCTGGTGGCGGTCGCCCTGATGATCATGGGGATCTCGCTCGTGGGCGTGCTCACGGCCGCGGTGGCGTCCGCGTTCGTCTCCAACATTCAACAGCAGGCGAGCAAGGACGCGGAGGCGGCCAAGAGCACCCAGGAGAGCTGA
- a CDS encoding alpha/beta hydrolase: MTATDDFVHVFEPAAEAGAPTVLLLHGTGADEYDLLPLGRALAPGAALLSPRGRVDEHGANRWFRRLREGVFDVEDLIERTAELAGFVTAATRAYGLDPGRVVAAGFSNGANTAAALLLLHPGLLAGAALFAAGAPLQGREPDPVDLSGTRVFLGAGESDPITTIDQARLLAAQLGERGAEVTDREHPGGHGIPPRVLADARRWWSASAF, translated from the coding sequence GTGACCGCCACCGACGACTTCGTCCACGTGTTCGAGCCCGCGGCCGAGGCGGGGGCGCCCACCGTTCTGCTGCTCCACGGCACCGGCGCCGACGAGTACGACCTGCTGCCGCTGGGCCGCGCCCTGGCGCCGGGCGCGGCCCTGCTCTCGCCGCGCGGCAGGGTCGACGAGCACGGCGCCAACCGCTGGTTCCGCCGCCTGCGCGAGGGCGTCTTCGACGTCGAGGACCTCATCGAGCGCACCGCCGAGCTGGCGGGATTCGTCACCGCCGCGACCCGCGCCTACGGCCTGGACCCGGGGCGCGTCGTGGCCGCCGGGTTCTCCAACGGCGCCAACACCGCCGCGGCCCTGCTGCTGCTCCACCCGGGCCTGCTGGCGGGCGCCGCGCTCTTCGCCGCCGGAGCGCCCCTGCAGGGCCGCGAACCCGATCCGGTGGACCTGTCCGGCACCCGGGTCTTCCTGGGGGCGGGGGAGAGCGATCCCATCACCACCATCGACCAGGCACGCCTGCTCGCCGCCCAGCTGGGGGAGCGGGGCGCCGAGGTGACCGACCGCGAACACCCCGGCGGACACGGCATCCCGCCGCGGGTCCTGGCCGACGCCCGGCGGTGGTGGTCGGCAAGCGCGTTCTGA
- a CDS encoding ring-cleaving dioxygenase — MDVRPSGIHHVTAIAGDPQANADFYLNALGMRMVKRTVNFDAPQTYHLYYGDRAGNPGTIMTFFPWPEAPRGRRGAGQATTTTFSVPEGSLGWWADHLAALDVPTTRPVERGSEDVLSLRDPDGLVIELAAGADSHDTDPWDGGRVPAEHAIRGIRAVTFTENDVEGTVEMLGGHLGFRLAEEDGDRLRFRTDESGAGVGTIVDVLARPRAERGIVAAGTVHHVAYRAPDGPVQAAWRERLESEGVGVTEIRDRCYFTSIYFREPGGVLLEIATDGPGFDYDEPLLELGRSLRLPPWLEPDREQIAARLPELEAGR; from the coding sequence ATGGACGTGCGGCCCTCGGGCATCCACCACGTGACCGCGATCGCCGGCGATCCCCAGGCCAACGCGGACTTCTACCTCAACGCGCTGGGCATGCGCATGGTCAAGCGGACGGTCAACTTCGACGCCCCGCAGACCTACCACCTCTACTACGGCGACCGGGCGGGCAACCCCGGCACCATCATGACCTTCTTCCCCTGGCCCGAGGCCCCGCGGGGACGCCGCGGCGCCGGCCAGGCCACCACCACGACCTTCTCCGTGCCCGAGGGCTCCCTGGGCTGGTGGGCCGACCACCTGGCCGCCCTGGACGTGCCCACCACCCGCCCCGTCGAGCGCGGCTCGGAGGACGTGCTCAGCCTGCGCGACCCCGACGGCCTGGTCATCGAACTCGCCGCCGGAGCCGACTCCCACGACACCGACCCCTGGGACGGCGGCCGGGTCCCCGCCGAACACGCCATCCGCGGGATCCGCGCGGTCACCTTCACCGAGAACGACGTGGAGGGCACCGTCGAGATGCTCGGCGGCCACCTGGGCTTCCGCCTGGCCGAGGAGGACGGCGACCGCCTGCGCTTTCGCACCGACGAGTCCGGCGCCGGGGTGGGCACCATCGTCGACGTCCTGGCCCGGCCCCGCGCCGAGCGCGGCATCGTGGCCGCCGGAACGGTCCACCACGTGGCCTACCGGGCCCCCGACGGCCCCGTCCAGGCCGCCTGGCGCGAGCGGCTGGAGAGCGAGGGCGTGGGCGTGACGGAGATCCGCGACCGCTGCTACTTCACCTCGATCTACTTCCGCGAGCCCGGCGGGGTCCTGCTGGAGATCGCCACCGACGGGCCCGGCTTCGACTACGACGAGCCGCTGCTGGAGCTGGGCCGCTCGCTGAGGCTCCCGCCGTGGCTGGAGCCCGACCGCGAGCAGATCGCCGCCCGCCTTCCCGAGCTCGAGGCCGGCCGGTGA
- a CDS encoding MFS transporter, translating into MTVTSSSATDPRPRAGSRAYRRTVIALVAAAVATFAQLWSVQPILPAIAEGFDTTASQAALTVSVATGGLAGFTLVWSGAADRFGRARVITASLLVATLLGCAAPLAGDLTLLLVLRALQGAALGGVPAAAVAYLAEEVHPADAPRATGLYIAGNPLGGMGGRLLAGFAADHGGWAWGIAANTLLGLVALAVFVLVLPRDRRPRPTSSSQGRAEGPSLAGRLRSALTTRGLPALYAQALLLMGAFMTVYNLLGFRLTGEPFGLSQAAASLLFLSYTAGMLGSAVAGSATARFGGYAVLTASTVLMAVGLAGLFAAVLIGLLAALLVLTFSFFSAHATASAWVGARASAGRAQAMALYTLAYYLGSSLFGWLGGLVYDTAGWNGAVLFALGLCATAALVALRLRRLPADADAPARD; encoded by the coding sequence ATGACCGTGACCAGCTCCTCCGCCACCGATCCGCGCCCCCGCGCGGGCAGCCGCGCCTACCGCCGCACGGTCATCGCGCTGGTCGCCGCCGCCGTTGCCACCTTCGCCCAGCTGTGGTCGGTCCAGCCGATCCTGCCCGCCATCGCCGAGGGCTTCGACACCACCGCGAGCCAGGCCGCGCTCACCGTCTCCGTCGCCACCGGCGGACTGGCCGGGTTCACCCTCGTCTGGAGCGGGGCCGCCGACCGCTTCGGCCGCGCCCGCGTCATCACCGCCTCGCTCCTGGTGGCCACCCTCCTGGGCTGCGCGGCGCCCCTGGCCGGAGACCTCACGCTCCTGCTGGTCCTGCGCGCCCTGCAGGGAGCCGCGCTGGGCGGGGTCCCGGCCGCCGCCGTGGCCTACCTCGCCGAGGAGGTCCACCCCGCCGACGCCCCCCGCGCCACCGGGCTCTACATCGCGGGCAATCCGCTGGGCGGCATGGGCGGGCGGCTGCTGGCCGGGTTCGCCGCCGACCACGGCGGCTGGGCCTGGGGGATCGCCGCCAACACACTGCTGGGACTGGTCGCCCTGGCCGTCTTCGTCCTGGTCCTGCCCCGCGACCGCCGGCCCCGCCCCACGAGCTCCTCGCAGGGCCGCGCCGAGGGCCCGTCCCTGGCGGGCCGCCTGCGCTCGGCGCTGACCACCCGCGGCCTGCCCGCGCTCTACGCCCAGGCGCTTCTGCTCATGGGCGCGTTCATGACCGTCTACAACCTGCTGGGCTTCCGGCTCACCGGCGAACCCTTCGGGCTCTCCCAGGCCGCCGCGTCCCTGCTCTTCCTGTCCTACACCGCAGGGATGCTCGGCTCCGCCGTCGCCGGATCGGCCACCGCCCGCTTCGGCGGCTACGCCGTCCTGACGGCCTCCACCGTGCTCATGGCCGTGGGACTGGCGGGCCTGTTCGCCGCGGTGCTCATCGGTCTGCTCGCGGCCCTGCTGGTGCTGACCTTCAGCTTCTTCAGCGCCCACGCCACCGCCTCGGCGTGGGTGGGGGCGCGGGCCTCGGCCGGACGCGCCCAGGCCATGGCGCTGTACACGCTGGCCTACTACCTCGGCTCCAGCCTCTTCGGCTGGCTGGGCGGCCTGGTCTACGACACCGCAGGGTGGAACGGTGCGGTGCTCTTCGCCCTCGGCCTGTGCGCCACGGCGGCCCTGGTGGCGCTGCGCCTGCGCCGGCTCCCCGCCGACGCGGACGCGCCCGCGCGGGACTGA
- a CDS encoding LysR family transcriptional regulator, translated as MDEVDALAQVLVPRLRMVAAVARTEHVTQAAESLGVPQPTLSRALARVQEELGIALVERTGRGVRLTRAGQRLLPYVERALADLREGLADLTGAEEGRVALTFLPTLGVEVVPALLRGFRAEHPGVRFTLTQEPWAESLRRLSAGGADLALTSPLPADPGLASTVLHTQWLRLVVPEHHRLAPVAGPVSAATAAAEEFVLLKPGRGVRHLTDRLLAEAGVSPRVAFEADDINTARGLVAAGLGVSVLPARPRGPLPGTVELGLTEEGSDRPVGVVWPRVGADPGDTPRSDEEGDGGRRSQGGGPRASIGGGAARHPGGFEPPAVALFRDYVCRVGPRIIPDLTG; from the coding sequence ATGGATGAGGTGGATGCGCTGGCCCAGGTCCTGGTCCCCCGGCTGCGGATGGTCGCGGCGGTGGCCCGCACCGAGCACGTCACCCAGGCGGCCGAGTCGCTGGGGGTGCCCCAGCCCACGCTCAGCCGCGCGCTGGCGCGGGTCCAGGAGGAGCTCGGGATCGCGCTCGTGGAGCGCACGGGGCGGGGTGTGCGGCTGACCCGGGCCGGCCAGCGGCTGCTGCCCTACGTGGAACGGGCGCTGGCCGATCTGCGCGAGGGCCTGGCGGACCTGACCGGCGCGGAGGAGGGGCGGGTGGCGCTGACCTTCCTGCCCACGCTGGGCGTGGAGGTGGTTCCGGCCCTGCTGCGGGGTTTTCGCGCGGAGCATCCGGGGGTGCGCTTCACCCTGACCCAGGAGCCCTGGGCGGAGTCGCTGCGGCGGCTGTCCGCGGGCGGGGCGGACCTGGCCCTGACCTCGCCGCTGCCGGCGGATCCGGGGCTGGCGTCGACGGTGCTGCACACGCAGTGGCTGCGGTTGGTGGTGCCCGAACACCACCGGTTGGCGCCCGTGGCCGGTCCGGTCTCGGCCGCCACGGCGGCGGCGGAGGAGTTCGTTCTGCTCAAGCCCGGGCGCGGGGTGCGGCATCTGACCGACCGGCTGCTGGCCGAGGCGGGGGTGTCGCCGCGGGTGGCGTTCGAGGCCGACGACATCAACACGGCGCGGGGCCTGGTGGCGGCGGGTCTGGGGGTGTCGGTGCTGCCCGCACGGCCGCGCGGGCCGCTGCCGGGGACCGTGGAGCTGGGGCTGACGGAGGAGGGCTCCGACCGGCCGGTCGGGGTGGTCTGGCCACGGGTGGGCGCCGACCCCGGGGACACGCCGCGCTCGGACGAGGAGGGCGATGGCGGGCGGCGCTCGCAGGGCGGCGGGCCCCGGGCGTCCATCGGGGGCGGGGCCGCGCGGCACCCCGGGGGGTTCGAGCCGCCGGCGGTGGCGCTGTTCCGCGACTACGTGTGCCGGG